The segment ATGAGTGGTGCAGTATTCTAGTCAGAATGGCCAATTTTGAAGACGGGCCTAAAAATCCGTCAAAGGGCACATCGATGAAGTTCCTGGTGCTGGCTGCCGATGCCCCGTCGGGGGTTGGTGCTGGGAGTTAAGGGGGATAGGGCGATCTACAAGGGCATGTAGGCGTTGACCCTACCCCCGCGGAGACCCAAGTGCGTGGTTTAACCCACCGGGTTAAGGTACGGCTTGGGATTGAACCTGCAGTTCGGTCGGTCCGGCTGGATGCAGCGTAGCCTGCCTTGAGTGGTATAGGTGGATAATAGGTAGTCGTACCCAAAGGTTTATGGCCATAAACTTTTGGGTATGCTATTTGAAACCTATACTGCAAAAGAGGCTAGAAATTGGCACATCTGTCGAGGAAAGCTCCTAGACTGTTTACTGTTTCAGTAAGGCTTAGCGGGGATTAAAGTGTGACCTAAGTGGCAATCCGGCCCGGCCGGTGGCAACACGGCCGAGCGACCCTTAAAGGGAAACCGCCAGTACGGCGACGGCTGGTGGGTTGTTGGGAAATCCTGCCGGACCTTAAGGCACAGAGTTTACCCGTTAAGCTACCACTCATGCATCATGAAAAAGGAAGGAACACGCATGGGTTCTGGGAAAAATATTCCCCAAAGCGCCTTTAAACATGCTTTCCTAATTGGTTTAGGTTCTTTTTTTTTAGCAATTGTATTAAGCCTGGTTTCCCAAAGTCTATTAACAGCCATTAAATCCATTATCCCAGCTTTGATCTTGCTATTGATCATAATATTCTTAGGCATTCTCTTCGACATCATTGGTACAGCAGTCACTAAAGCCAGCACAGGCCCTTTCCATGCGAAAGCGTCCCGGAAAATCGCCGGCGCTAAAGAATCCGTCATGCTGGTCAACCATGCCGACAAGGTAGCAAGTTTCTGTAATGACGTGGTGGGAGATATCAGTGGAACCTTAAGCGGTGCCATAGGAGCGGCCATTGTGCTGCGGTTGGTGCAGGATGGGTTTGGCGGTTCCGAAGTGCTTTTGAGCACCCTTATGACGGCCTCTATTGCAGGCTTAACCATTGGCGGCAAGGGATTGGGGAAAAACTACGCTTTGCGGGAAGCGGAAACGATAATATTTAAAGTAGGCCAAATAATAGCGTTTTTTACGGATAAGCGCTACGGTGTCCAGTACCGGCACGCTCCTAAAAGGGGGAAATAGGAATGCATTTGGAGGACATCAATGATCCGGCACAACTGAAAAGACTGAACCTAGGGCAATTAGAAAGCCTGGCCGAGAAGATCAGGCAAAAATTGATCACCACCGTGGCGAAAACGGGCGGGCACTTAGCACCCAATTTAGGAGTAGTAGAATTAACCCTGGCTTTACATAGAGTCTTTAACTCTCCGGTGGACAAGATCATCTGGGATGTAGGGCACCAGTGTTATGTGCATAAGATCCTCACCGGAAGACTATCCCAGTTTGACACTTTACGGCAATACGGGGGATTAAGCGGTTTTCCCAAGACCAGTGAAAGCCCCCATGATGTTTTCAATACCGGTCACAGTAGCACCTCCATCTCCGCTGCCCTGGGTATGGCTATTGCCCGTGATCTGCGAGGCGAGAAGCACGAAGTGGTGGCGGTCATAGGTGACGGTGCTCTTACCGGCGGCATGGCTTTTGAAGCCCTCAACCATGCCGGCCATTTGGGAACCCATCTGATCATTGTGCTGAATGATAACGAAATGTCCATTGCCAATAATGTGGGAGCTCTCTCATCTTACTTGAGCCGGATCCGCTCCGATCCCAGGTACTACAAAGGCAAGGAAGAGATTGAGCAGGTTCTAAAACGATTACCTTCCATCGGGCCAAGAGTAGTGAAGATAGCTGAGCGGATCAAGGACAGCTTAAAATACCTGGTGGTACCGGGCATGCTGTTCGAAGAGTTGGGCTTCACCTACCTGGGCCCCATCGACGGTCATCAAATGGACATCATGATCACGGTATTCCAGCAGGCCAAGAGGATTAAAGGCCCCGTCATTGTGCATGTGATTACCAAAAAGGGCAAGGGATACGAACCTGCCGAAAGGAACCCCGATGCGTTTCACGGCATTGGTGCTTTTGACATTGATTCGGGCCAAGCGATCCGCAAGAACGGTCCCCCTACATATACGGAAGTGTTCGGCCGGACCCTGGTCCACTTAGCCCAGCAAGACGCCAAGATCGTTGGCATCACCGCTGCCATGCCTGACGGGACCGGACTGAGTCACCTGGCCAGGGAATTGCCTGACCGCTATTTCGATGTAGGCATTGCGGAACAACATGGTGTTACCTTGGCAGCCGGTATGGCCATCCAAGGATTTCACCCGGTAGTGGCTATTTACTCCTCTTTTCTGCAAAGAGGCTTTGACCAGGTACTACATGATGTTTGCATGCAGAACTTGCCGGTGACTTTTGCCCTGGACCGGGCAGGCATTGTAGGGGAGGACGGGGAAACCCACCACGGGGTATTTGATCTGGCTTATCTCCGCCCCATACCCAATATCATCATCATGGCACCCAAGGATGAGCTGGAGTTGAGCCAAATGCTTTCCACTGCCGTGCAATACCCAGGCCCTGCGGCCATTCGCTATCCCCGTGGACAAGGTCAAGGAGTTTCGCTGGAAGAAAACAGGTATCAAGAAATCCCGATCGGTGCCAGCGAAGTGCTGCTAGAAGGGGATGACCTGGTGCTGTTGTGCTTGGGCCCCGTTGTATATAAGGGATTGGAGGCCGCCCGGCTGCTCAGGGAAAAGGGCATCAGCTGCACCGTGATCAACGCCCGTTTCGTAAAGCCCCTGGACGAGAAGACGATTATCGCCGCAGTGAAAAGGTGCAAGAGGTTAATTACGGTGGAAGAGCATGTCCTGGCAGGCGGTTTTGGCAGCGCCATCCGGGAAATGCTTGGTGCTCGTGGCCTGCACGATATCCAAGTCGTCAACCTGGCTTTGCCGGACGCTTTTGTGCCTCACGGTAATGCCAACCTGCTGCGCGAAAAATACGGCCTTTCCACCGCCGGCATTGTCAAGGCAGTGGAGGAACATTTTTCCGGTCTACTTGCTTAAAGCGAAGACGCTTTAAGCTTTTTTGTTGCGGAGGATTTGAATGAAATAACCGAATCGCTTATACTATTGGTAGATGTGGAAAGGAAGAAAATAATTGGAAAGAAAAAGACTGGATCTCTTGTTAGTTGAGATGGGATTTTTTCCTTCCCGGCAAAGAGCCCAGAGCGCCATCATGGCCGGGCGCGTGCTGGTTGACGGGCAAAAGAAGGACAAAGCAGGTGCCCTGGTGCCGGTTAAGGCCCACATCACCATTACCGGCGAGGATCTACCCTATGTGAGCCGGGGTGGCCTCAAATTGGAGAAAGCGCTAGCCGTCTTCCCCGTTAACCCGGCAGGAAAAATAGCGCTGGATGCAGGCGCATCTACCGGGGGCTTTACCGACTGCCTGCTGCAGCATGGAGCCGACCGGGTCATCGCCGTGGATGTTGGTTACGGGCAGCTGGCCTGGAAGCTGCGTCAAGATCCCAGGGTAACGGTGCTGGAGAGAACCAATATCCGTTACCTTACCCTGGCAGACATTGGTGGGCAACCGGTGGACCTGGTTACCGTTGATGTTTCATTTATCTCCCTCCGGCTGGTTCTCCCGGCCGTCGTTTCACTGGCCAAGGATACAGCCGATTTTATTCTGCTGGTCAAACCGCAATTTGAAGCAGGCAAAGATAAAGTCGGCAAGCACGGAGTTGTCCGCGACCCAAAGGTGCACCGGCAAGTCTTGGACACCGTCATCGCGGAGGCCCGGCAGCTTGGGTTGAAAGTTGGCGGTTTGGATTTTTCACCCATAAAGGGACCGGAAGGCAATATCGAATACCTATTGTGGTTAACGCGGGAAGACCTGGGATTGCCGCCGGTGGACAATCTCATCGCCGCTGTTGTGGATGAAGCCCATCATTCGCTGCAGTAAACTCCAACAGGAGAAGGCCGTGAATAATG is part of the Clostridia bacterium genome and harbors:
- a CDS encoding TlyA family RNA methyltransferase, translating into MERKRLDLLLVEMGFFPSRQRAQSAIMAGRVLVDGQKKDKAGALVPVKAHITITGEDLPYVSRGGLKLEKALAVFPVNPAGKIALDAGASTGGFTDCLLQHGADRVIAVDVGYGQLAWKLRQDPRVTVLERTNIRYLTLADIGGQPVDLVTVDVSFISLRLVLPAVVSLAKDTADFILLVKPQFEAGKDKVGKHGVVRDPKVHRQVLDTVIAEARQLGLKVGGLDFSPIKGPEGNIEYLLWLTREDLGLPPVDNLIAAVVDEAHHSLQ
- a CDS encoding 1-deoxy-D-xylulose-5-phosphate synthase, translated to MHLEDINDPAQLKRLNLGQLESLAEKIRQKLITTVAKTGGHLAPNLGVVELTLALHRVFNSPVDKIIWDVGHQCYVHKILTGRLSQFDTLRQYGGLSGFPKTSESPHDVFNTGHSSTSISAALGMAIARDLRGEKHEVVAVIGDGALTGGMAFEALNHAGHLGTHLIIVLNDNEMSIANNVGALSSYLSRIRSDPRYYKGKEEIEQVLKRLPSIGPRVVKIAERIKDSLKYLVVPGMLFEELGFTYLGPIDGHQMDIMITVFQQAKRIKGPVIVHVITKKGKGYEPAERNPDAFHGIGAFDIDSGQAIRKNGPPTYTEVFGRTLVHLAQQDAKIVGITAAMPDGTGLSHLARELPDRYFDVGIAEQHGVTLAAGMAIQGFHPVVAIYSSFLQRGFDQVLHDVCMQNLPVTFALDRAGIVGEDGETHHGVFDLAYLRPIPNIIIMAPKDELELSQMLSTAVQYPGPAAIRYPRGQGQGVSLEENRYQEIPIGASEVLLEGDDLVLLCLGPVVYKGLEAARLLREKGISCTVINARFVKPLDEKTIIAAVKRCKRLITVEEHVLAGGFGSAIREMLGARGLHDIQVVNLALPDAFVPHGNANLLREKYGLSTAGIVKAVEEHFSGLLA